GGCAGTTTAATAAATGAATCAGTTAAATTAATTTGCTTGCTGCTTTCATTATTGTGGATTTAGTCCATTGATCGAGATTATTACAAAAGTTCGTTTATTGCCTGTTTCGCAATATGCGATTGCAGCCGATTCAGCAATGAAAGAAACATACTTTGAATATGAATTTGGGTCGAGTAGTTGCTTGCTGCAGTTATGGCAGCATAAAATTTATCTCGCAGTTTTCCGCAGGATAAACTCCGCCTAATGGAGCGCAGTGAGCACTTTGCGAACATTCTGCGTCCATACAAAACCGTATTTAAACATCCCCGTCCAGTGGAGTTTTATCGTAAATGTACTGTCGGCTCCATTGACTCTGAGGTCTGTGCCACTCTCAGCTTCTCATAGCATAGAGCACAGAGAAGCACGCCAGGacaatgttgttgttgttgtgttgttgttgttgttgttgttgttgttgttgttgttgttgttgaatatGTAGCAGCTCCTCCGGCACGCTCAAGACGATGTCTTCTTTCGCTTCTTGCACCCGCATTTGTTAACGGGGTTACGATGTACAATTTCTGATCGCAGATATGGACAAATCCCGAAGACAGTGGAGTTAAACGCAGCGTTTCGCTCAGTCACGTGACTACCACACTTACCTGCTTAATAACCAGCACTCGTTAGAACTGTTTAATGTTGGCAATAGTGTGGCTAATGTCGGCTAGTAATCGCTACGTCCTGGCTATCCACTGTTATAACAGAAACAGTGTCTTCAATCTCTACACAATGACTATAAGCTGCATGTCAATATCTATTCACGCACTCAAGTGTCACTTGCCTTTTCCCATGAAAATCCTTGAACACCGATGTTCGCTGAAGCGGACGTTTCGAGAATGGGGCTTggcttcttcaaggcagcaagagTCGCTGCCTGGAAGACCACTTCGTAGGCTCCATGGACACCCCTAGTACAAAGATTTTTCGTCGCTTCAAGCATCTGTATTGCTCTGAACCTTCTGCCTTATCTTTTCCCAGCCATGGAAGCCGCGGTTTCAACCCGGAAACCCCATCGCCCGACAACTCTTCCAGTTGGGAGTCACAGCTCGAGTCGGACTCTCCGACCAAGGGAGGCAGTGAGGACGGTGGCTGACCTCGTTCCCATCAAGAATCACTTCTCCGCCACAACGGGCGTCACTGGCAGCGACGCAGATCCCACCGCTGTCGTGGTCTCTTCCACGTCGACGGCAGCAGCCGGGTCCGGCTCTTGCGGTGGTGGAGTCAAGCGGGTGTCTTCTTCGCACCGAGAGAAACCACCCCACCTGGTGGCCCGCAGGAACGCCCGCGAGCGTCGGAGGGTGCAAGCGGTGAACAGCGCCTTCTGCAGGCTACGCAAGTGTGTGCCAATCGAAAACAGGGCCAAGAGACTGTCTAAGGTGGGTGAACATTTCCTCGCACCGTAGGAAGAAAGCAATTTCTGAGAACACCTCTTTGAAAGTGTGTTTGCTTTCTGCATATTTAGACCTATTTTCGAGAGTCATCATGCGTCGCTACGGAGAGACGCGTGTTACGGAGAGACCGGTGGGAAGTGCCGCCACCGAATATCATGTCACTTGTAAAAGAGGCGTCGGCGTGGACGAGGGGAGCCGAAAATTGTTTTTCTACGCGTTTTTTGTCCGTGTACGCGACCCAAAATGGAGTGTCATTAGTGAAGAACTCGAACAGAAATGAGAGCAACACAAGCTTGTAAGAACTTTCAGAGCTATCCTTGCCGAAGCTGCGTGAAAAACATGATAAAGGATATCTTTAGATAATGAAGAGATGTCATTAAAAGAGTTAGCACAGGTCACTGAGAGTTACCATAATGCATTACATGAAATCGTTGGAGCATGTAATTGGTACGATAGGCTGGAACCATCTTTCCTTTTTCGTCAGTTTTCTCTTGACGCCGTGTGAAAAGAACAGGCTGTGTGGCGTTCGTCTAATCTATGCCTGCCCTTTTGTTGTTATTTCTCTACAGGTCAAGACATTGCACAAGGCAATCGAGTACATATATGCTCTTCAAGATCTCCTCGACAAGGCCGATGAAGATGCTGGAGTTACAGTGGTTCCAGTGCCAAACACAGTGGAGGTTGCGGAACCACTTAAAAGTGAGCCGCCAATGACGAAACACAAGGGAAGTGAACCTTCTTGTGACCAGCAACGGTGGATAAATCTAGAAAACGTGAGAACTTTTCTTCTCTGTTAGCTGTGAGAGCTTAAACGATGGCTAAGAAAAAAATCCAGCATTGTGGAAATGTTACAGCGAAACTCTGTGTGGCTAGGATGTGGAAAaatgtggcggtccgtgagtgcgcagaaactataacTGAGAAGCAATGACAGCATAGGCAACCTCGAAGAGTCTCCGCGCTTGCAGTAGTTCCTCTTGAGGTTTTGTCGGCATATATAGCTAGGGATGATACCCACCACAGCGTGAATCGCTACCCATAAAGACCTTTACGTGCTTTAATATCCTTTAATCTAACGTAACCAAATGCACAGTTTCAAGCACGCATATCTTAAATGTGGTGATGGAGATATATGATCTTAAATGTGATGATAGTACACTTCTGTAGATCCCAGCTCGTGACAAACGCATAGGCAGCACGTATCAGCTTCGCTGGTTGACCGTCCTGTACACAATGCTTGGGAGGTGACTCTTTTTTATGGTCCACATTGAATGGTTATGCGTTTTCTTAGTATAGTTTAGTTAGTCAAATGTGGCTGGAAAACTGCTGCCTCAAGCCGGTTAAAATGTTTTGACCTGGGGACTTCTTCTTATGTCTTCACCCTAGGGTACATTAGCTTTAACCCACGCAGCATATGTTCGAACACTATAAGTTAACCCACGTGTCTACCTCGTCATAAACTCCAGTATTGCTAAGGTGAGACTATGTTGACCCAAAGTGTACGTGTTCTGCTAAGATTCCTTGAATCATGATCAATCATGCTGAGTGATTAGTACCAGGGAAAAGACCGAAATTCAGTGCAAGATAGATCCGTGCATTACCAGTTCCAATACTGAGGGAAAAACTTTTCTAATGAAGAAAGCCGCCGTGAAAGTAACCGGAAACGAAGCTGTACTATTTTCGAGGATGAAAAAATGACAATTTCATCCACAGTTCTAAAATCATAATATTATTCCGTCCTTTTGGAATACGACTTTCATAGCATAGAACATTCCCTTATCAGGACTCGGCAGCATGCAAATGAATTGCAAGACATTTAAATATTATTAACAAAAACGCAAATAAAAATTGCCAAGTACAAATTTAAATAAAATTATTCACGTTTTATCCTGGGCACGGTATCGGCCATGtacggtaaaaagttgggcgagttggtatttgttcatgatgactgaggggcgcgagaaaacggcacacaacgtcccgtgtacttcttttcgttgtgtgccgttttctcgcgcccctcagtcatcatcgGCTATGTGTTACAACCACCTCCGTATCGAAGCGATAGTAAGGATATTTGCTCAAATACGAGGCAATACCCCGTGCCCACGTGCAATCGCCACGAAAATGCATTCAGATGCCATCTGAATGTAATTAAGATGTAATTCGGATacaagcgctcgtgttgtgcactttcttgtcatTGTCCTCCTTGCGCTTCTGTTATACAAAAATGAATCATTACcgactagctcgcctttccgttctGCTTAATATTTCCAAAGCAGAAAGTGGGATTCAGTTATACTTATTATTAGTGTCAATGTCTTGCCTTTTCTGCAGGTTGACCGAGTCGCTGAGAGTTACCAAGGTTTCGTCAACTTCTACGAACAGTTTCCAACAGCGTATGCGACGTGAGTGCGTTGCATGCGAGAGCTGGAAGAGCAGTCAGCATGACGCTGATGGCCAGAAGAAGCGGTTAACGTGCAATATTGACCTGAAGCCAGCTACGAAGGAAGGAAAGCAGCAGCAAAGAAGCAACATGAATTCTGCAACATGGTATGATATTACCATATTATTATTTGAGACACTAATATTTGTGATAAATATTGAGCGAACTACATTAAAAGTGTGcactttgtttgtttttgtgctgtGCTAAAACTTTTGAGCTTACGAAATGCAGGACTGTATAAGGTACGATTGTTATTACCTACAGTACCTTAATTACTCATGTAGTTTCTCGTTAACGCTTGTAAAAATATTCGTCAGCTGAGAAAGGCGCTACAGAAAATAGTAAACCGTTATTTCCATTACATCCTAAAGAACAGGCTCACGTTGTGCCCTTCTCAACGGCAGTTTTCAGCCTGCTCTTTCTATAATCCACTGCTTATTCATCGTGTACGTGTGCTTcacgtaaaaaataataatacgaTTATTATTGTACTTCAAGTCGGTGAACTGTGTTTGGGAAGTACTTTAAATTTGTTGCTTATTTTGACGGCAACACTGAGATTGTTTGATCAGGGGTCACCAATGCTATGGTGTTTGGATATGACTCCTGGGCTTTGTGAAAAACAATTTTGGTAAATTATTAGGAAATTAAGTAAatatattttcttattctcttttGCTCAGAACCACGAAGTTCAAgattcctgctttttttttttttcagctgcgaGCATCATTGAAGTGCGGGATGCGTTCTTTACATCTGAGGATGAACACGTTATGTGTCCGGTTTGCTGATCAAGACAAAACGGGGCATCGCATTTCAATGCGACATGAATGCAGTAGAAGTTACCGTTTCTGTAAGTGGTTCCTGGTGACTGTATTTCTTAAAAACGAAATACAAAAAAACTACACCGAGACAGCTCACATAGACAGAGTCATTTCGCTTTGAATTGACAGAATAATATAGACGTAACAATGATGCGAAGTATTCGAACAATGAGCGTTGCTGGAAAGAACATTTCGGCAACGGAACTTTTATTCTTCAAGTCACGCTGTCGAAGCAATGGCTCAGAAACGTTCCCTGTTCGACAATTTCTAATCACTTTAAACTTCGATCTTCCCCTCATCTTCTGCCTTGATTGGACAGCAAAACTCTGATTCAATAAACGGACAGCCTCATTCACGCTAAGGAGGGAAGAGGTGACAGCCTATGCTCTCACTCTTGTTTCATTGTTAAAATCACCTTTATATCCCCTTATACTCACCTTAATTCGCTTTAACATTCGATTCCTGTTTGATTCGTCTGAAGCTCACCTTAATTAACTTAAACATTTGATTAATTGTTAATTCAGCTTAACTTGAAGCTTTAACTCACCTGAATTCGCCGTTAACGTTTGATTCACCTTAATTCACTCCAACATTACAGGCATTGTTAGTTCACCTCAGTTCACATTTGACTCCCTTCAGTTCACCTTCATTGCCCTTTGATTCACCTTTAACATTAATTGCCGCACGGGATATATGCGGTTTTCCACGACACGTGACTTTTTGGTGCTATGAGTGTTCACGCCGGCGGGGCCGCATTTTAAAACACATGAAGCTGTAAGACTTTTGCCTTAAAATTCGTGCAGCTCACATGTATACTACCGCGAAGTGTGTATCCACCTTTATTGTCAAAGGCCGAAGGCCAAACCTGAAAGTCGCTAACGTGTTATCGTATCGCCTTCAGGAACCCGAATGTCCGATTCATCAATAGACATCGCTAAATATTAACATGAGCGTCCACCTCTGTCGCACAGTGGTAACGGTGGCAGTCTGCTGAACCTATGGCTGCTGGTTCGATTCTGGCCGCAGGCTGTCGACCGCACTTTCGATGTGAGCGAattgctagaagcccgtgtactgtgctatgtcagcgcgcgttaaagaacaccagatggccgaaatttccagagctctcgACTACGGCATGCCTAGTAATCCAGGGTTCTACGGTTTTCACACGTAGAACCCTGCGGATATTATTGTGTTAACATAAGCTGTATCAGTAACACATTTTGCTGTATTGAGTTCGGATCACAAAGCTATCTTTATCCTTGACTGTTTCTGACTTCTTCTGTTACTCTCATTTGCAGGGTCTCGATGCTGTTGATATCAATGTTTGCAAACAAGCAGTCATACCAGCACCAGCGCCTTCTACCATCACTGCAGCTGCACAGACGGTAGAAACATGCTTCTCGTGCAAAACTTCAAGATGAACGTAGACACTGATGCAAGAAGGATAGAGGACGGTGGGAAGAGGCATTGAATAATTATCATGCTTTCTAGATGGCTATATTTGTTGCTAATAAAAAGATACTGTTGTCCTGTAATccggtattcttttttttttttcgtaaatccCATTACTTTGCTCTGGAGAACGCAGTCAGCTCTAGCGTTCCACTGCAGCGGTAATGGGAAAAACCAATCACCATTTATTCAGCCGTGAAGTTGTTAAAATATTGAGGCTgttcactcgttttttttttttttgttttttcgtaaaaTACCTACACCCCAATGATGCtgagttttaaagggacactaaagagaagcaatgaattggtttagattgataaagtgtgctcggagaactcttgtgtagtttatttcaccaccataggtttattattagaggagaaaaccaagttcaaagattcatttttaaattctGCGCCGAACtatgtaattcgtgacgtaaaagacttcaaagagcatttaacgtattttggcgccactggctcgacgaaatttccacaaactcgttatgtcaaggctctgaccccctcagaggacaatgtacttcgatttaaccgattaggaactacgtaggcccaagcaggcgccgtcaaaaatatgtgacgtcacggcaaatggtgcgggaattccaaggtggcgtcgccacctgtatcttctttttgcgcgttttctcgcttattaagcgtcttctcgcagcaagcgtggtgtttttggtatcgtggaagactactttgctaatgcgagaaaaatcgttttgctctttagtgtccctttaaagggatactaaaaaACGTTTTTCTCGTGTTAGTAAGTTACCCACTTAAAATACTAAAGGCACTTTCAATTGccgtcgcggcggccgcatttaagtggaggcgaaatactagaggccagtgtacttctATTTAGgttcacattaaagaaccccaggaaggtcgaaatttccggaaccggCGTCCgcgataatcatatcgtggttttggtacgtaaaaccccaacaatgataCTATTCCCTTGCCACGAAAACAcgctttgtaagcgagaaaacgtgcatataaaaagaaaaaagcacgTGACAATGCGTCTTGAGCTTCCCGCACCAACTGACGTCACGACGCGCACGTGACGTGAGCAGTGCGGAGCGTTCGCAGGTGCAGCTGGTGCCAGCGAGCGCCGCCACAAGAGCGGAGGGAACCACGCAGGACTACGCGCGcgcgtagcgagtgacgtcaccCTGTTTCCTTATGCTCAGCTGGGACGTAGGATACAGTAAACTACTGCAGTCTGCTTTTGTAGTATATGTACCTACACCCAGAACCCCGTCTTCCTAGCTCTATTTGCAGCGAGGCTATAGTCATTCTACGATCTAACGAGACAATTAGTTCATCCTAATTAAGTATTACACGTCGTAAGTATGCTCTTTCCTGCTCGAACAGTTGAGTACTGCGTACCCACCAAACGTCGCATTCCTATGTTCACTCCAGGCGGACCTACACGCACTATTTCAGCGCTTTCAGAGAGAAAGTGGCACTTTCAATTACGTTTTAATCAACTACCCATGGGCCCAACTAAATTTTTCCTTCACTCAGCTTAATCCTCAATAACCAATCTAATCTATACAACCATGAACTAGAACCATTACAACCAATGTGtaaagtatttcttttttttttatctatgaCCTTCATTACACTTTTACGGCGCTATTTCGAGGCCATGAGAGATCAAGCTCTCTGCTATAGCCTTATGTCAATAGGAGCTAGGTCCATGATATGACACCAGGGAACCTGTGTGCAGAGCTCATCGAACTGTGAGTATCGAAAATTGTGTAAACGATTTACAGAGCTTCGGGCCGCTGTCCCTCTAAAATATTATCCTGCAAATTGCACTAGTCACACGGACTCATATTTCCTATGGAGCCGCTAACAAGCCCCCTTGCTGCTCTCTACTATTTTCACAACCGCCTATGTTGCTACAGGACATTTCTCTCTGTTGCTACAGGACATTTCTCAAGTGCACGTAGGAAGCTAAAGTACTTGAGGTTATGACAAGTAATATGTTACTTTAGGCTAGAGTTTTAGTGCTACATAACTTCTACACTGGAATGTACGCAaaaaacacgccaggcctgcgctgaaaccgcagcagtcacagcgaaagctggaagagcggcgtttctagagcccgttgtaagctctcttggggctactgatacaagtacacttgcaaggtaccatGGAGTGGAAGCTtccgcaacgccttgccagcaaaagtgaagccagcttttgcccaccaaagatctcggaaacatgctctttttcTGTAGCACCCACTTAGAGAtcaatggctttgatctgttagtgtaaatagtacgttaattataaaataaaagatcattGTTGccaacaaaagtaacccgtcgagtggagtattggcgattgatctccaataaaatgtgccatgactttgaggcttactaatgaaaactagtaacacaaggACACACTTGGAGCAATGCCTGACctgtaaaagttgccatattaaactcgtctggcgtgcgaacAAAAcactcgctttccttcgccaaacgccgatgattcatcgtgcccctactaagatggcgggcgcagccgccatcttttgttGGGCACGGCTTCAcacttgcgcaataatcgccactccagcaatttttttaacctccttgcaaggtacccactacgccataaatcacaatttttgtgaagttgggaagcacttactgAGCCATTAttcaatctgcggagaagcgaggcaccagctacacgtccgtaaggcattatgcgtactttgttgacgcgacgactgattacgatgaagaattatggctcagccctttgtaattggttggaagctttaaacggcccaccagttatgtaatttgcattgggtgacgcccggtcgctatttccctctcccgtcatgttgtaaagcatacgttgacgtgggagagagaggggggtgaagaactttactgagaccccgaggaaacggatcgtacgcttatgggcttccttggcaaccaatacaagtgcacttgcgaggaacccactacgctataaatcattgtaatttttaagaagtacggaagcaggcactgtgccatttttcgtcgttctacggagagccgtggtacctgctaaacgcttgtaaggcattatgcgcactttgttgatgctgtgcctgatgacgatgaagaattatggcggagccctttgtaatgggttggaagcattcaacaacctcctcgttgtgcaattcgcattgtgtgacgcctggttacagaattcgcgttgtgcgacgcttggtgcttattgtactcttctgccacgctatattgcatatgttagtgtggttctttcctg
The nucleotide sequence above comes from Rhipicephalus sanguineus isolate Rsan-2018 chromosome 8, BIME_Rsan_1.4, whole genome shotgun sequence. Encoded proteins:
- the LOC119401583 gene encoding achaete-scute complex protein T4, which translates into the protein MRWFLRLTTVTNWRLSGQRRLSLRCLDFVRAMEAAVSTRKPHRPTTLPVGSHSSSRTLRPREAVRTVADLVPIKNHFSATTGVTGSDADPTAVVVSSTSTAAAGSGSCGGGVKRVSSSHREKPPHLVARRNARERRRVQAVNSAFCRLRKCVPIENRAKRLSKVKTLHKAIEYIYALQDLLDKADEDAGVTVVPVPNTVEVAEPLKSEPPMTKHKGSEPSCDQQRWINLENVDRVAESYQGFVNFYEQFPTAYAT